The sequence TCGCCACCTGCTCCTATAACATAAGGTTTTTCCATTAAATTAGCATCAATCACAACCTTGCACTTGTCAAAAAACGCGTATGGCGGAAGTCCTCCAATTTTAAAACCCGTTAGTTTTTCCACTTCTTCTGGTTTCGCGAAAGAAATTTTTGAGACATCAAAATATTTCTTTATCTTTTTAGTATCAATTTTTTTATCACCGCTAATTATTGCTGCCAAAAATTGATTTCCAGATTTTAATAAAATACTTTTAATTATAGAGGATGACTTTTCGGAAAGCGCCAAAGCGGCATTTTCGGTTTGAGCGCCGCTTTTTTTATGTCTTAATATTTTACATTTAGATTTGAATTTTTCTATATTGTTCATAATACGCCCCTGTCGCGTTAATTTACTTCTGATTATACCAACAAGTCGGATCGCTGTTAAGATAATCGCCTGTGTGATGCAATGCTGTCCCTCTACAACCATAGCATATTTGGCTATGTTTGCATATTTTACATTGCCCTTTTATCATATCCCGAATATTTCGTACATTCTGGAAAATAGATGAACCCTTGATAATTTCAGCAATCTTTTCTCTCGAAATTATTCGCACTTGAACTTTTTGTTCTCCTAAAATTACAGATTTTACTAAACGGTGAAGACCATCAAGAATCAACCATCTTCCTTTATTCTTCATAATATCAATAGGATGAGATAAATCAGCTTTCATTGTTCTTTTGTATTCTATTTTATATTTTTCAGGATGATTAATTACATCTTTTGGCTTTAATATATACCAAATATTATTCTCATTCCAAAATGGAATATCAAAATGCCATTCCAACTCTTTAATATCCATTCGAGCAATAGGCACATCAAGCGCCCAAACCCTTCTTTCATCCCAATCAAAATCAAAACCAACTTCTTCTATAATTTTTGGTATTTTTTCCATATCTCCAATCCCCCTCCAAATCTTTTATTTATTTTCTTAAAAGATTCCTGACTATTTATATTATTATTTACAAGATTAAAAGATAATATAGCATATTATATTATTATTTATAACTCCCCCTCAAACGCCTTTTTCGGAACCGATTTTTTCAATTTTTTTTTATTCCCCCTTATCCTCCTTAAACCTATTCTTAAGATATTCCTTCTCTAATTTCAAAGATTTTATTTCTATTTTTTATATATTTTTGGCTTTATTCAATATATTACCGATCATCCAATACTTAAAACAACCAATATTCAAATAATCATATTTTTCCGAATTAAATAAATCAGAATAACCATTCTTTTTTATATATTTACCAAAATCATCAAATGTTTTTTTATCATCATTAGATAAATTATCTCTTATAATATAATAATGTGGCACTTGCGGCATTGTTTTTGCAAATGTCCAAGCGCATCGATCTATAAAGTTTTCAATATATCTGATATATTCTTTAACTGATTTTGCCACCGTCTTTTCGTTTATGTTCCTTTCTTTACAATATGACATTTTAAACCAATCTAATAATTTTTTATTACCGCGACTTGAATTACAACTTCCACAACAAATAACTACAGTAGAAGAATTATTCCAAGGAGGTAAATAGTTTAAATGTTCTATTGTTGCCCAATCCTTTCGACAACTATCATTACTGGGTTTAACCATTCTTTTATGACAATAAACACAAGTTTTGTCTCTTGATTTAATTTTATCTAATTCTGCATCTGGTATTCCGTATTTATTTTTCATAAATTATTTAAAATTCCTTTCAAATCTTTTTTTATCCCCAAGGGGACAGTCCCTGCGGCGGGGACTGTCCCCGTCATAGTTCTGGTCGGCTTTCGGATAGCCGAATGGGTTTTTATTTATTCCCTAAAAAGATTCTTGATACCTTTCCTTTCGTCCTTGCCGATTAAGAACATTGACTATTTCTAGTATTTTACCAAACTGCTCTTCTTCATCCGAGTAGCAATAATTTAAAGAATATTCTGGTCTAATAAAATTATATTCAAGAACTTCTTTGTCGTTTAATCTTTTTCTCCTTAGATTTTTACCAGAAATAGGATAAACTGCTTCAATTAATACTTCGGGTGTTATTGGAAAATAATGTTTTCTCTCTAAAAAACTTACTCCATAAAAACTCTTTTTTTCTGGAAACCACTCAATTACTGGAGTGTCAGAAGTTATGAACCTGTATTTTCCTGTAACGATGTAAACTCGCCAATTTTTGGCATAAATTAAATTAGCAAATCCCTCAACATCTTCAAAAAAATGTAGATGTTGAGCATTATTAAAGGTTAAACTATATTTTCCATCAATTATCATTTTTCTCATCTTCTTAATCTCTTTATCGCTTAAATTAATATTTTGTTTTTTAGCTAATTCTTTTGCCTTTTTAATGTAAATATCCTTATGCCCAGCATTTAAACCGTATAATTTCTTGGTCATATCTTCACTCATTCTATTCATTTGCTGTCTAAAATAATCGGTACGAATCCACATAATACTCATTAAATAAGAGATATCATAACGTATATTATTACTAATATACTTATTGTCTTTTACTTGTTTACAAAAATAAGCAATAGCATTTACTGCTTTGTCTTCAATGTTTTGCAAATAATCCTCTACTGCCTGACTCACATCATCTTGCTCTCCTGTTTTAACTCCATAAAAAAATTTCTCATAACAAACGCCACTATATGCTCTTTTTCTGCCTATCTTTTTATTTCTAATATCTAAAACAGACAATTTGCCATTATTGTCTGCAAACTGTTTTAAATAAAAACGAGGAACATAGTGCTGTTTTTTTGTAATCTGTTGTCTGTCTGGCATATACGACTTATTATGATTTTAATTTTTTATTTGTGTGTAAAAAGGCACCAAAGACAGATTAATTTTTTGTAATCCTCTTTTATTTTTAAAAAAGTTCCTGACGGCTTTTTACCTATTATATATGTCGCTCTAAAAAAATTTGCTAAAATTCTTTGTCAAATTGATTTTCCTTACAATTAGTATACTCTCTATAAAAATAAGAGTATAATCCTGGAAAATCTTTGTTATATTCAGGTTTTAGCTCTTCACAATCAGTATCCTTCCATTCGCCCTTTGACGCTTTGTAGGTAATTCTACAAACATCATCTTTCTCAATATAGTTTTGGTGTAATACATTATTATAAGCCTCTCTTTCTTTTTCATATATTTCATAACAATCTTTTTTTCTTTTAGCTATATACTCTTTATGTTCTTGTTCTGCCTTCACCTCTGATTCTTCCCTTTCTAATTCTAGCTCCTTCCTTTTTTCCTCTAATTCTAATCTTTGTTGTCTTTCAATGGATTGTTGTTTATTATGCTGAACCCACACAAAACTTCCGCCTATTATCATTGCGGAAACTATAATTACAGCGGGATAAACAAATTTATTTATATTTTTTATCTTCATATTTAATTTTAATCAAACAGCCACAACTTTTTCGATAATCTCGTCTATTTTATTTCTTTCTGTTTCTATTTTTTGATTCATTTTTTCTTGTTTATCGAGTTCGGTCTTTATTTCGTCAACGATTTTTTGTTGATTTTTTAGGGGAATGTTTGGAATTTTAATATTTCCTAATGTTGTTGAATTTATTACAGGTTGACCTTTGGTTTTAACTACTTTTCTAATTTGTTTATTCCCAAAAACAGATTTCAAAAAATACATAACAAAATCATTATTAAATCGGCTTAATCTAATAATTAAAATATTATCACTAGCAAATTTTTGAAAATCGTTTTTAATAATTCCAATTGGAATATCGGCGCTATCTAATTTTGACCCAACACGACTAAATAAAATATCTCTAATCTTAAGGATAGCATTCTTGGAATTCGAAAATTTATAAGACATAATGCCACCATCAGAATTCAAATCTTCAACTGAAATATAATTTCCTTCTTCTGCCACCTCTTTGTATTTCTCGGCATTACCCGCTTTTATAAAATCACTTATTTTCTTTAATTTTATAGTTTTTATTTTTTCTAAAAAATCTATATTATATTTGTGGTATTTAACTTTAAAAATTAGTAGTGGATCATTATTAATTTCACTAAACCCCGCCTCAAAAAAATTTTCTTTTTCTAATTCTTCAAATTTTTCTAAATCAAATCCAAACTCTCTCGCAAAAACTTTGTTGATAATTTTCTGAGCCGGAATAATTTGGTTTTTCATCTCTTTAATTTTTCTTTCGATTGGTTCAATTTTGACAACAATTTGGTCTTGAATATGTTTAGAAATTAAAGGTATTTTAATTTTCTTTAAATCGCTGTCCTTATATGCAGATATTCCGATTCCTCGATAAATATGTTTATCTAAAATATTTCTTAATCTTTTTGTTCTTAAAATATACAAGATAAATTTTATATTCCATCCTTTTTTAATTTTGTAAATATAAAAGCCATTCGAAAAAACATAATTAGATAAATCTTTATTTTTAAAATATAAAGTTGGCGATTTCGCCAATCTTAAACTTGAAATTAAAATATTATCGTTTGAAGCTTTATGTTTTAATCTATTTGGATGATCTTCTGCAGTTACAGACTGATGCCCTTTAATTTCACCATCTTTATCCAAATATGTTTGCCCCGTAGGAATTCCCTTATATTCTTCGCCTTCCTCATAATTAAATAAATTATAATCGTCCACAAGAATGTCTTTTAATGAAACTAAATTTTTATTTTTTGATTCAAATAAATTCCAATTTAAAAAATTTAAAAAGATATGATATTTCTCATCATTTCTTAGGAAAGAATCTTTTCTTAATTCCTGAAAATCAATTGTAAATTGTTTTAGCGACATAAAGATTAACCAATTCTTGTTTGATTTGGATTAAAATTTTCATCTTCGTTTATCCAGTCAATCTTAATTTTATCAACTTTCCTTTCCCAGTCTCTTGTAGCTTTTCCAGAAATACAAACATTTTTAGTATTTTCAGGCTTTAGATAATCTAATATCTCAGATATTTTTTCTTTATCTACGATACAAAGTATTTTTCTTTTGCCAATATCATCCTGCCTCCTTCTTGCTTGAAAAGCAAAATGATATTTATGTGCAAGCCCATAAAAATCGACAAATTGACCTATAATCTTTATCTCTTCCGCATTTTCTTCGTCAAAAGGTTCTCGGATTCTTTCGTCAATTGAAAAAGTATCATAATCATCAAAATATTTCTTTTCGCTAAATCGTATTTTGGCAACTTCATTTTCTACATTATTCTGTTTGTATCCAATTTTCATTTCTTCTTCTTTTCCTTTTTCTAACTGAACAATACCAGAAATATAAGGGGCTAACTTTTTATAATTTTCCCAGTATTTTTCTAGTATAGTTTTTTCCTCGCCTTTATGATTTTTTAAAATTACAAATATTTTACCTTTATTAATTTTTCTTTTTCCTTCTATTATGTTTTTACCTTTAGAAAAAATCTTGAGAGCAAATTGTTCTCCAAGTGTTCCAAAAAACTTTTTACCAAATTCACCAACTCCTATAGCTTTTAATCCCAACCCTATTAAGGCTATATTAACTGGCAGTGAGGTAGCCGCATTAACTAATAAAAAAATTAATTCTGAACAATTTTTATTTACACTTGATATCTTTAAAACAAACTGATCGTTCTTGTCTAATTTCAAAACTTCTTTTTGATATTTTTTAAAAACTTTATCTAAAGCCACCAAACTTCTTCCCGCTTTAGCAATATCAACACTTCCATCCTCTAAAAATGGACCGAAATACTTAATATAACCAATAAATTCTTCTTGACTAGACATAAATTATTAAATTTACTCCCACTCAATATTCCTCATATAATCCAAAGCTGTTTTTTCTATATTATCATCAACCAAGATCTCCCCCTTATTATTTGTCCTGAAAAGTTCGTTTGGCATTGGTTTTTCGCCTCTTTTTGTTCTTTTGTATCCTACATTTTCTACTTCTGCCATAAAAATTTTGTAATTCAATTCTTTGGCAACCTCGCCGAATACCCACCACGAATTTACAAATCCAAAAGTATCTTTTGTATCATTATTGTATTTACACAAATCCCCTAATTCGTTTTGATATTTTTCCACCAATTCTTTAACGGAAAGTTTTTTATCGTCTTGTTCAAAATAATCTTTTAGCATTCTTGTTAAAATTGTTTTTTCTTCCGTCTCTTTCAGATTTTTAATAGAGGGCAATTTTTTTCTGTCTTTTCCTTCAAGATATACTGCCGTTAAATTTTCGCATCTGGTTTTTAGATTATTCCATTCGTTAGAGTATTGACTCCAAAGATTATTCCATTCTTCAATTTCCGATTTTGTTTTCTTTTGCGCGAAAAGCAAACTGGTTTTTGTTGAAGTGAACGGCTCAAAAGCCAACTGGGGCAAAGAAACAACCGCTTTAACTTTAAAATATTTGTAAATAAACAAGCGGATATATTTATTCTCTGTCGTGTCAAAAACGCTTTCCGGCAAAACAGCGCCAAAGCGACCATTCGGTTTTAGCAATTGATACCATCTTTCTATGAAAAGATTTTCTGAATTCTTTTTTTCACCAAAAGCAAACCCCTCCTTAACATTCTTTTGAGTATCATCATCCAAATTAACGCTAAAGGGCGGATTCGTAATAATCACATCAAATTGTTCGTTAATTTCTTTGTTAAAATAAGTTTTATCTGTCTTTGATTTTTCTAATTTATTAGAATAAAAAGAAAAAGGGAGAAGACCGTCTTTTACATAAATATTAGCTGAACCGTCGCCGTGTAAAATCATATTAACCTTGGCGGCTGTACCTAAATTAAAATTAATGTCAGTTCCATAAATAAACTCCTCCGCCCATTTATTTTCAAGATTGTCGGGATAAAACCAATTTTGTATTTTATTTTCTACATTTTGGGAAGTTTCAATTTTGCTTCTAAATCTTCTTTTAACATTTTCGGTAATAAACTTCATATATTCAATCAAAAAAGTTCCGCTGCCCGCGCTTGGGTCTATTAAATAAGGAATTTCCAAATCTTTATTAATTCTATCTATCGCAAGTTTATCAAGTTGTAGTCCCCAAAGCAGAAATCTTACGATGTTGATGTGAGTAAAAAATTGACCTTTCGTCTGTTTGAATCCTTCTCTGATAATCCCTTCAAAAAAATCTCCCAAAATATCTTTTCCATCAAAACTATTTTTCCCATCTACGAAAGAATAGCCTTCTAATTGGGTTATTGTATATTTAAGTTTGGCAAGAGAAAACTTATTTTCGTCAATGACAAAAGATTTTTTTAATTTTGTTTTATCTGTGATATTTAGCCGTTGCTTTAATGCCCTTTTATATAGTTCGTTTATTCTTTCAAAAAGTTGTTCGTTGGATTCAAAACTTTCTCCGTCCTTAAAGGAAAAAATTTGAAAATCATATTTCTCGTCTTTCTTCTTCTCGCTCTCATCTTGAATTTTTGCCAAGATAATATTTACCAGCGAAGAAAAAATATCATTATCATCCATTCCTCCGCCGCCCCATAAAACATTGTGTAGATTTTTCCTAAGACCATCTAGCTGCTGATGGGTAAAACTTGCTTCTAAATCTTTTTTACCACCTTTTATGTATGGTTCTTTTTGCGCTTTTCCGTATCTTTCGGGTAGTTCATTAGCAAAATCCCTCGCTTCTTTCCATAAACTAAAAGAAGAAAATTTTTCATAATCAATAATAATACATTTGTCCTTTATCTCGTTTTCTACTATTTCAACTGTATATAAAACAAGATATTTAACTTTCTTGCCCTGCCCTTGCTCCTGCGAAGCAAGATTGAAAAGTTGTTTTTCTATAGTCTCGTCTTTGTCTTTTTCGTAATCCTGCGGACTTTTAAGTTCTATGTATAAAAAAGCGTTTCCGTCGTTATCTCGCACAATTATATCTATCCTCGGTTTATTGACTTTTGGTCTGCCGATATCATATTCTTTTTCAATCTCAATATTTTTAGGATTATAACCTAATTCGTTGACTAATTTTGCGAGGATATACGCCCTAACAATTTCTTCATCTCCAGCTATTTTGTTTATTTTCCTATGCTGTATAATTGGTGCGTCGTATTTTATTTTGGACTGATCCAAAAGAGGAAAACTCGCAATTTGAATTTTGTTGCTTTTTAGGTAGTCTATAATTGGCGTTTGAATTTCTTTATTCATAAAAGTTTTAGTTATATTTTTTTATTATATTTAAAGTTCCTCCCCCTCATATTACCCCAACCAAAAAAACAAATCAAACGAAAACCCGCTTGGGGGCGGGGTTATAACTCTTACCATTCGCAGACTCTTTTGTCGTTGTCTCCGTCTAAATGATGAATGTCATCGCCGGTTTTCTCTTAACGAGGTTCGACCTACGAGCGCGACCTTAAGAAATGTCGCTACTCTTAATGTCAAACCTCTTTGCTTACCATCCTATCCCTCTCATTTTACAAACCTAACTGTCGGATATGTATCTGAACCTATACACCAAAAAACTGGCTGTTTCAACGGAAAAATCTGGGGACAGTCCCCGCAGCAGGGACTGTCCCCAGATTAAAATCAATAGCCACTTGACAAGGTTTCTATATTTGATATTCTATTATTAGGGCTGGCAATAATACCTTTTGAAGCGCTCGGGTGTTCTCTCCGCAGATGCGGAGATCATAAAGCTCGAGAGTCCGTTTCAAAAGACGCCGCTCTACAAAAGATTCCGATAATTTATCGGGATTTTTTGTTTGCCCAATAATCCTTAAAAAGTTCGTTAGACGCGATGATGCTGTTTCTAAGCATTGCGAAAAAATGCTCGCCGTTTTTTCTTTCATTGTGGTATCTAAAAAGAGCCCCGCAAATCCAATCTGCTATTTGTATATTAGGACTAGCGGAAGAATTTAACGCTTCAATTTGAATAACCGCTTTTGCTGGCAATTTTGGCAACAAATCTAATTTTGTAATTTCATTAAATTTTGTTTGAGAAATTTTTTTCAGATGCCTTTCGTCTCGGAATACTCTGAATTCTAAGTCAGTAGTAGGCAAAAGAAGATGAAGGGTTTGAACAATAACTTCGGCATATAAATAGCCGCTATCCAAACTTTTCTTTTTTCGATATTCCAAGGGGATGTTGGACTTATTAAAAAAGGCGTAAAATACCCTGATGTCTTGTTCAGTAAAATATTCAAGCGTTTTTACGGAGGTTTTCATCTAATCCTGTGTCTGAAAACTTAACTTCTGTTTTATAGCGAAGTTTCTTTGGAAATTTTGTATGTTGCCATTTGCGAAAGGCCTTGGATGTTCTTTTGTGATTGTTTGTGATAAATCCGCCCACGACAAAATTACGCTCTTTGTTCCCTGTAAAATTACCTGATTCATCAAGAAAGATAAACATATTCCCCCTAATTTTACCCCAACCAACAAGACAAATCAATCAAAAAAACCCGCTTGGGGGGCGGGGTTAACCGAGTTTCCTAATTATAATTAATCTTTCTTTTTCTTGTTTTCTAAAATCTTTTTTACTTCTTTGTCAAAATCGGAAATATATTTTTTGTCCTGTATTCTTTCAAATTTTTTAAATTCTTTTTCCGCTAAGGCAATTGCCACCTCGTGCGATATATTCCCCGTATTTTGAAGAATGTCTTTTTCATTAAATTTTAAAAACGCATTCAATTTTTTTACCCAATCTTTCATATACATTACCCGCCCGGCTTCCGCCTGCATTTCCGCAAAACTTAAATACATATCAACAATCCTATTTAACTTATCAATCTCGTTTTCCGCCAAATAATTTTTCGCAACTATAACATCGGTTTCTCTAATTTTCCCTTTTGGCGCGTATTTCCATGTCGTCAGTCCCATATTGGACTTTTTACTGTTCACTCTCTTATGAATTATTTCCGCGGCTGTTTTGCCGGTTATGGCAAAATGAAGCTTATTTTGCACTGTGGCAAAAAATTGTTTAGTGATATTATTAGTCGGCGAATAATCGGCGCTGCATTGCGCGTATATGTCAGTTATTTTTTGATATAATCTTCTTTCACTTGAACGAATATTCCGTATTCTTGCCAACTGTTCTTCAAAATAGTCCTGCCCAAAAATATTGCTTGGATTTTTAAGCCGTTCATCGTCCATAGTAAAACCTTTGATGATATACTCTTTGAGCCGTTCGGTCGCCCAGACGCGAAAATGTGTTGCTTGAGCGCTATTAACCCGATAACCAACAGAGATAATAGCGTCAAGGTTATAAAATTTTGTAGATTGTATTTGCGTTTTTCCTTTAATGGCGCCGTGTTTAGTGGTATGTTCCAAAATGGAACTAACCGAATTTTCTTGCAATTCTCCGCTTTGGAAAATATTTTTAAGATGCTTGGTAATAGCTGGTCTTTGTACCCCAAACAAAACAGCTATCTTATCCTGCGTTAACCAAATATTTTCATCGCGCAAAAATATCTCTACTTTTACTTTCCCATTCGGAGCGGTATAAAGTAAAAACTCGGTAAAACTATTATTAATTGGCGCAATTTGTTTTTGTTTATTCACCATAATTATTATTCTCTCCCTCTCAACCCATCCCCCTCATATTACCCCGACCCCCGAGACAAATCAATCAAAAAACTGGCTGTTTCAACGGAAAAATTTGGGGACAGTCCCCGCAGCAGGGACTGTCCCCAAATTAAGATATTAAAGCAATTTTTTCTCCGAGAAACTAAAAACTTTAGTTTTGGCGATGATGATGTGGTCAATGACTTCTATCCCCATGATTTTGCCGGCTTCAACGATGCGTTTGGTGGTTGTGAGGTCGTCTTGGGACGGTTCGGGGTCACCGGAGGGGTGGTTGTGGACTAAGACAATCGCGGCAGCGTTTTTTTGGAGGGCGTATTGAAAAATTTCTCGGGGGTGGACTAAATTCGCGTTGAGTGTACCGACAAACATTGGCTTTTTGAAAATCATTTCGTTGCGGGCGTTGAGGTAAATAACCATCAGATGTTCTCTTGTTTTGTCGCGCATATAGGAAACTTGGGCGATAATGTCTTTAGGCGTTTTGATAATTGGCGCGGTCTCGTCTCCGACGCCGATGGCGCGTTTGGTTAATTCCACGGCCGCCAAAATGACGCATGCTTTGGCTTGGCTAATCCCCTTGATTTCGGTCAGTTTCTCGTATGTTAAATTGAGGAATTTTTTGCGGGGGTATTTGGATAAAACCAACTTTGCTAATTCAAGAACATTTTTGCCTTGATAGCCGGTTCCTAAAAGAATCGCCAAAAGTTCGGCGTCTTTCAAATTTTGCGGTCCCCTATCTTTCATTTTCTCCCGCGGCCGGTCAACCGACGGAATATCGCTGATTTTAAATTTTTTCATGATTATATTTTTAATTATATCTTTTTGAACGAAGCGGGTCAATCAAAAAACTGGCGCGGTTTTTTCCACGCCAGTTTGTTATATTATCCCTTTTTCTTGATTTTTACTCAAATTTTTTGTATCATAAATATTGTATTGGATGTTCTTGTTCTTTTTACTAATTTCAGAAAGGAGGGCTGAAATGACTATTGTTTTGAATTTGGCTCAAGCGCGGGCGAAGAGACAAAAAATGGCGCCTGAATCTTTAAACGAATTTCTCAAAAGGGCGACGAAATTGATTGGTAAAATTTCCACGCGCCAGGATAGCAGCGTCATTGCTACAACAAGAAGTATCGGTGGGTTAAAGAGAAGAATGGAAGGAATGATCGCGAAGAAAATCATCAAAGCGAAGATGATTGATAAGGGTTTGTTTTTATGCGGCATTTATATTCCGCAAATATTTGTGGAATATTTATCTTCTTCTCCGGAAAGTTGGCTAGCTGTTGACTATTCTTCGTGGGCGATTAAGCGAAAAAACGCTTTTGTTTTTAAGAAAGGAGGAGATGTTTGTTTTCTGATTTGCAGTATTTTTCCTGAACGGACGAATTGGCGAACAATGAGCGCTGATTATTATCAGAAAATGGGAGAAAGTTTTTACCATCAGTTTTACACTGAAAGCAAAAAAGAGATTGGTTACCACATGAGTAGTAATTTCGAAACAATGGTTGGTATAACAAAGGAATGTGTTCCTTTGATTTAATGAAAATAAAAAAACCGCCTGTTAAAGACGGTTTTTTGTTTTGTTATCCATTTTTTTATCTCTTCTGATAAATTACCTTGGCCCAATCGCGATACAAATCATTAAGACGACACTCCATCTCAACAATTTTTTGAACGCGGGCTTTGTTTATGACGCCTACAACTGAAGCATCTAATTTGGCCGCGCAAATTTCCTTCGCGATTTCCTCTTTCAAATCAATAATTTCTTTGGGGCAACTGGAATTAGAACACTTTGCATCCATTAGAAACCTCTCTCCCTTTTGTTAGGGTTAATGTTAAGAACTAAGCGCCAACTGCTCCAAAAGTTCTTCTCTTCCTTTGTTTGTTTTGGCTGAATAGAGGATGATGTTTTGTTCGCCTGTTTTTTTCTTTATCATTTCCAATTGTTTTTTGACTTCTTTTTGTTTTAATTTGTCGGATTTGTTCGCGACGATGACAAAATCGTTTTCTCTCTTTCGCAACAAACCAAGCATTTCTATGTCAAAAGCGCTTGGTCCGACTTTCGCGTCAATAATGAGAACAACTTTTTTAAATATTATGCTTGATTTAAACAGATACCAAATAATCATTTTTCTGATTTTTTCTTTTTGCTTCAAAGAAATTTTCATAAATCCATAACCGGGCAAGTCAATAAAATATGTGTTTTTGTTAATCAAAAAGTAGTTTATCTGCTGTGTTTTTCCGGGCGTTGAGCCGGACTTAACTAGCCCCTTTCTCTCAACGAGCGAGTTAATGACGCTTGATTTCCCGACATTAGAACGACCGATAAAAGCGATTTGCGGGTATTCGCTGTATAAAATTTCGTTCGTGCCGAGAACGCTTTTGACGAACTCTGCTGATTGAATAATCATAAGATTATCTTAACAGGGAAAAACCATTTTGGCTAATTTTAAATTTCTGATATAATACAAACAGTTATTTAACAACTAAAAAGGAGAGAGTAGCCATGAAAGAAAAAGAAAGAAATCCGGTCAGCGAATATGCGGAAAAAATACGAAAAATTCCCGTCTTGAGCAAAAAGGAAGAACTGGCATTGGCGAAAAAAACCGCGAGAGGGAATAAAGAAGCGAAAAAGAAAATGATTGAATCAAATTTAAAATTGGCGTTTAGTATCGCGTCAAGATACACAAGAAATTGGCGAAATGAGGTTTTGGACATCTTGGATTTAATCCAAGAGGGAAACACTGGTCTCTTTAGAGCCGTTGAAAAATTTGACTGGCGAAAAGGATACAAATTTTCAGTTTATGCCTCGTGGTGGATTAAAGCGGCAATATTAAAATTGCTCTGCGAAAAATCAAGAACTATTAGAGTGCAAACCCACATCATTCTCGGCGTAAATCGTTATATCGAGGAGGTAAACGAAATACTCGCCAAAGAACATCGGACACCCACAAACCAAGAGATAGCCGAAAAAATAGGGCTTTCTGTCCAAACATTGCTTAAATATCTAAAATTGTTTCGAGAAGCTAACACAATTTCTATTGATTCTCCTCTTGGAACGGTAAGCGACCGTT is a genomic window of Patescibacteria group bacterium containing:
- a CDS encoding YbaK/EbsC family protein, which translates into the protein MNNIEKFKSKCKILRHKKSGAQTENAALALSEKSSSIIKSILLKSGNQFLAAIISGDKKIDTKKIKKYFDVSKISFAKPEEVEKLTGFKIGGLPPYAFFDKCKVVIDANLMEKPYVIGAGGDEFTGMKFNPKDLLLLYGDVTDITI
- a CDS encoding ParB N-terminal domain-containing protein, which produces MEKIPKIIEEVGFDFDWDERRVWALDVPIARMDIKELEWHFDIPFWNENNIWYILKPKDVINHPEKYKIEYKRTMKADLSHPIDIMKNKGRWLILDGLHRLVKSVILGEQKVQVRIISREKIAEIIKGSSIFQNVRNIRDMIKGQCKICKHSQICYGCRGTALHHTGDYLNSDPTCWYNQK
- a CDS encoding DUF4238 domain-containing protein → MPDRQQITKKQHYVPRFYLKQFADNNGKLSVLDIRNKKIGRKRAYSGVCYEKFFYGVKTGEQDDVSQAVEDYLQNIEDKAVNAIAYFCKQVKDNKYISNNIRYDISYLMSIMWIRTDYFRQQMNRMSEDMTKKLYGLNAGHKDIYIKKAKELAKKQNINLSDKEIKKMRKMIIDGKYSLTFNNAQHLHFFEDVEGFANLIYAKNWRVYIVTGKYRFITSDTPVIEWFPEKKSFYGVSFLERKHYFPITPEVLIEAVYPISGKNLRRKRLNDKEVLEYNFIRPEYSLNYCYSDEEEQFGKILEIVNVLNRQGRKERYQESF
- a CDS encoding restriction endonuclease subunit S, which codes for MSLKQFTIDFQELRKDSFLRNDEKYHIFLNFLNWNLFESKNKNLVSLKDILVDDYNLFNYEEGEEYKGIPTGQTYLDKDGEIKGHQSVTAEDHPNRLKHKASNDNILISSLRLAKSPTLYFKNKDLSNYVFSNGFYIYKIKKGWNIKFILYILRTKRLRNILDKHIYRGIGISAYKDSDLKKIKIPLISKHIQDQIVVKIEPIERKIKEMKNQIIPAQKIINKVFAREFGFDLEKFEELEKENFFEAGFSEINNDPLLIFKVKYHKYNIDFLEKIKTIKLKKISDFIKAGNAEKYKEVAEEGNYISVEDLNSDGGIMSYKFSNSKNAILKIRDILFSRVGSKLDSADIPIGIIKNDFQKFASDNILIIRLSRFNNDFVMYFLKSVFGNKQIRKVVKTKGQPVINSTTLGNIKIPNIPLKNQQKIVDEIKTELDKQEKMNQKIETERNKIDEIIEKVVAV
- a CDS encoding N-6 DNA methylase, with protein sequence MNKEIQTPIIDYLKSNKIQIASFPLLDQSKIKYDAPIIQHRKINKIAGDEEIVRAYILAKLVNELGYNPKNIEIEKEYDIGRPKVNKPRIDIIVRDNDGNAFLYIELKSPQDYEKDKDETIEKQLFNLASQEQGQGKKVKYLVLYTVEIVENEIKDKCIIIDYEKFSSFSLWKEARDFANELPERYGKAQKEPYIKGGKKDLEASFTHQQLDGLRKNLHNVLWGGGGMDDNDIFSSLVNIILAKIQDESEKKKDEKYDFQIFSFKDGESFESNEQLFERINELYKRALKQRLNITDKTKLKKSFVIDENKFSLAKLKYTITQLEGYSFVDGKNSFDGKDILGDFFEGIIREGFKQTKGQFFTHINIVRFLLWGLQLDKLAIDRINKDLEIPYLIDPSAGSGTFLIEYMKFITENVKRRFRSKIETSQNVENKIQNWFYPDNLENKWAEEFIYGTDINFNLGTAAKVNMILHGDGSANIYVKDGLLPFSFYSNKLEKSKTDKTYFNKEINEQFDVIITNPPFSVNLDDDTQKNVKEGFAFGEKKNSENLFIERWYQLLKPNGRFGAVLPESVFDTTENKYIRLFIYKYFKVKAVVSLPQLAFEPFTSTKTSLLFAQKKTKSEIEEWNNLWSQYSNEWNNLKTRCENLTAVYLEGKDRKKLPSIKNLKETEEKTILTRMLKDYFEQDDKKLSVKELVEKYQNELGDLCKYNNDTKDTFGFVNSWWVFGEVAKELNYKIFMAEVENVGYKRTKRGEKPMPNELFRTNNKGEILVDDNIEKTALDYMRNIEWE
- a CDS encoding DUF3800 domain-containing protein: MKTSVKTLEYFTEQDIRVFYAFFNKSNIPLEYRKKKSLDSGYLYAEVIVQTLHLLLPTTDLEFRVFRDERHLKKISQTKFNEITKLDLLPKLPAKAVIQIEALNSSASPNIQIADWICGALFRYHNERKNGEHFFAMLRNSIIASNELFKDYWANKKSR
- a CDS encoding DUF3800 domain-containing protein is translated as MFIFLDESGNFTGNKERNFVVGGFITNNHKRTSKAFRKWQHTKFPKKLRYKTEVKFSDTGLDENLRKNA